One Brassica napus cultivar Da-Ae chromosome C2, Da-Ae, whole genome shotgun sequence DNA window includes the following coding sequences:
- the LOC106407228 gene encoding protein EMSY-LIKE 3 isoform X8, which produces MDYRPSDSSGTDDDLPPSRYQRSGRPAGNGRPSVLNSAPLSRVHNDMETQIHLIEQEAYSSILRAFKAQSDAITWEKESLITELRKELRVSDEEHRELLSRVNADEMIRRIREWRKGNSFQSGAPQMVHDNAPSPAVSGSRKKQKTSQSIASLAMGAPSPAMHPSMQPSSSAALRRGGPPPGPNTKKPKTSMQFQATGIAGRPQPGAVANEPDPLVGKKVWTKWPEDNNFYEAVITDYKAAEGRHALVYDMNTVNETWEWVNLKEISPGDIRWEGEDAGVSRKGGHPGQGRGSTKAMARGGPAGQASGRGRGSMKIQQHKAQNGVGKKALGDIEILHTDTLIKEVEKVFRSVNPNPAEVEKAKKVLRDHEQALVDAIARLEEMSDGESGNI; this is translated from the exons ATGGATTACCGACCTTCTGATAGTAGTG GTACGGATGATGACTTACCTCCAAGTAGATATCAGAGAAGCGGGAGACCTGCTGGTAATGGCAGGCCTTCAGTTCTCAACTCTGCTCCTTTGTCAAGGGTGCACAATGACATGGAAACTCAAATTCATCTCATTGAGCAAGAGGCTTATAGCTCAATACTCCGTGCATTCAAAGCCCAGTCTGATGCTATCACCTGG gAGAAAGAAAGTTTGATCACTGAACTCAGAAAAGAACTTCGGGTGTCTGATGAGGAACACAGAGAGCTGTTATCAAGGGTTAATGCTGATGAAATGATCAGGCGAATAAG GGAGTGGAGAAAGGGGAACAGCTTTCAATCCGGTGCTCCTCAGATGGTTCATGATAATGCTCCGAGTCCAGCTGTTTCAGGATCACGTAAGAAGCAAAAGACATCACAATCAATCGCCTCGTTAGCTATGGGCGCGCCATCTCCCGCTATGCACCCGTCAATGCAGCCATCTTCATCTGCTGCGCTAAGAAGAGGAGGTCCTCCACCAGGTCCAAATACCAAGAAGCCAAAGACA TCGATGCAGTTCCAAGCTACAGGCATTGCTGGAAGGCCTCAGCCAGGCGCAGTAGCAAATGAACCAGATCCGTTGGTTGGGAAGAAGGTGTGGACAAAGTGGCCTGAGGACAACAACTTCTATGAAGCTGTTATAACTGACTACAAAGCCGCTGAG GGGAGGCATGCTTTAGTGTATGACATGAACACTGTGAATGAAACTTGGGAATGGGTAAATCTTAAAGAG atatcTCCGGGAGATATCAGATGGGAAGGTGAGGATGCTGGGGTTTCTCGCAAAGGAGGACATCCTGGGCAAGGCCGTGGAAGTACAAAGGCCATGGCTCGTGGGGGTCCCGCAGGCCAAGCTAGTGGTAGAGGTAGGGGAAGCATGAAGATACAGCAGCACAAGGCACAGAATGGCGTTGGGAAGAAAGCTTTAGGTGATATTGAAATACTCCACACTGATACACTAATAAAAGAG GTAGAAAAAGTGTTTAGATCCGTTAACCCCAACCCAGCAGAGGTAGAGAAGGCAAAGAAAGTTCTAAGA GATCATGAGCAAGCTCTTGTGGATGCAATTGCAAGGCTTGAAGAAATGTCAGATGGGGAAAGCGGTAATATTTGA
- the LOC106407228 gene encoding protein EMSY-LIKE 3 isoform X2 produces MIGARLFCTPTAALERSSSSSIFLFFTKISTRPVPRLSSTVAMSTTTKSQEELDSIFKQKRVVRTTVRRSLKAMDPSLRTQQDDVIQNTVLEAPWFKSCRRLCAYVSCKSLNEVDTSRILSKILQHPVTEKKLYVPWVEDRNSNMRMLHISHMEDLIANSMNILEPAPVDALGNEREDVMQADEPIDLFILPGLAFDRCRRRLGRGGGYYDTFLKRYEDRAKERGWSNPLMVALSYSPQILEDGSIPVTPNDVMIDALVTPSGVVPFSPRAIESFPCEASSEKGHQMDYRPSDSSGTDDDLPPSRYQRSGRPAGNGRPSVLNSAPLSRVHNDMETQIHLIEQEAYSSILRAFKAQSDAITWEKESLITELRKELRVSDEEHRELLSRVNADEMIRRIREWRKGNSFQSGAPQMVHDNAPSPAVSGSRKKQKTSQSIASLAMGAPSPAMHPSMQPSSSAALRRGGPPPGPNTKKPKTFQATGIAGRPQPGAVANEPDPLVGKKVWTKWPEDNNFYEAVITDYKAAEGRHALVYDMNTVNETWEWVNLKEISPGDIRWEGEDAGVSRKGGHPGQGRGSTKAMARGGPAGQASGRGRGSMKIQQHKAQNGVGKKALGDIEILHTDTLIKEVEKVFRSVNPNPAEVEKAKKVLRDHEQALVDAIARLEEMSDGESGNI; encoded by the exons ATGATTGGAGCTCGACTCTTTTGTACCCCGACAGCAGCACTAgaaagatcatcatcatcatcaatcttcctcttcttcaccaAGATCTCGACCCGACCCGTTCCCAGATTATCAAGTACCGTCGCCATGAGCACCACCACCAAAAGCCAAGAGGAGCTCGATTCAATCTTCAAGCAGAAACGCGTCGTGCGTACCACCGTCCGCAGATCATTAAAAGCCATGGACCCTTCTCTCCGCACCCAACAAG ATGATGTAATTCAGAACACTGTTCTTGAAGCTCCTTGGTTCAAATCATGTCGGAGACTGTGTGCTTACGTTAGCTGCAAGTCTCTTAACGAAGTCGACACTTCAAGAATCCTGTCCAAGATTCTCCAACATCCTG TGACAGAGAAAAAGCTATATGTCCCATGGGTAGAGGACAGGAACAGCAACATGCGTATGCTGCACATATCTCATATGGAAGACCTCATTGCAAACTCTATGAACATTTTGGAACCAGCTCCTGTTGATGCTCTAGGGAATGAGCGTGAAGATG TGATGCAAGCAGATGAACCAATCGATTTATTCATCTTGCCAG GTCTTGCGTTTGATAGATGTAGACGACGTTTAGGTCGTGGGGGTGG ATACTACGACACTTTCTTGAAGAGATACGAGGACCGTGCAAAGGAGAGGGGCTGGAGCAATCCACTTATGG TTGCATTGTCATACTCGCCTCAGATTCTTGAGGATGGAAGTATTCCTGTAACACCGAATGATGTTATGATCGATGCCCTTGTGACACCTTCTGGTGTTGTTCCCTTTAGCCCTCGTGCTATCGAGAG ctTCCCCTGTGAAGCATCATCGGAGAAAGGACACCAAATGGATTACCGACCTTCTGATAGTAGTG GTACGGATGATGACTTACCTCCAAGTAGATATCAGAGAAGCGGGAGACCTGCTGGTAATGGCAGGCCTTCAGTTCTCAACTCTGCTCCTTTGTCAAGGGTGCACAATGACATGGAAACTCAAATTCATCTCATTGAGCAAGAGGCTTATAGCTCAATACTCCGTGCATTCAAAGCCCAGTCTGATGCTATCACCTGG gAGAAAGAAAGTTTGATCACTGAACTCAGAAAAGAACTTCGGGTGTCTGATGAGGAACACAGAGAGCTGTTATCAAGGGTTAATGCTGATGAAATGATCAGGCGAATAAG GGAGTGGAGAAAGGGGAACAGCTTTCAATCCGGTGCTCCTCAGATGGTTCATGATAATGCTCCGAGTCCAGCTGTTTCAGGATCACGTAAGAAGCAAAAGACATCACAATCAATCGCCTCGTTAGCTATGGGCGCGCCATCTCCCGCTATGCACCCGTCAATGCAGCCATCTTCATCTGCTGCGCTAAGAAGAGGAGGTCCTCCACCAGGTCCAAATACCAAGAAGCCAAAGACA TTCCAAGCTACAGGCATTGCTGGAAGGCCTCAGCCAGGCGCAGTAGCAAATGAACCAGATCCGTTGGTTGGGAAGAAGGTGTGGACAAAGTGGCCTGAGGACAACAACTTCTATGAAGCTGTTATAACTGACTACAAAGCCGCTGAG GGGAGGCATGCTTTAGTGTATGACATGAACACTGTGAATGAAACTTGGGAATGGGTAAATCTTAAAGAG atatcTCCGGGAGATATCAGATGGGAAGGTGAGGATGCTGGGGTTTCTCGCAAAGGAGGACATCCTGGGCAAGGCCGTGGAAGTACAAAGGCCATGGCTCGTGGGGGTCCCGCAGGCCAAGCTAGTGGTAGAGGTAGGGGAAGCATGAAGATACAGCAGCACAAGGCACAGAATGGCGTTGGGAAGAAAGCTTTAGGTGATATTGAAATACTCCACACTGATACACTAATAAAAGAG GTAGAAAAAGTGTTTAGATCCGTTAACCCCAACCCAGCAGAGGTAGAGAAGGCAAAGAAAGTTCTAAGA GATCATGAGCAAGCTCTTGTGGATGCAATTGCAAGGCTTGAAGAAATGTCAGATGGGGAAAGCGGTAATATTTGA
- the LOC106407228 gene encoding 5-formyltetrahydrofolate cyclo-ligase, mitochondrial isoform X9 — protein MIGARLFCTPTAALERSSSSSIFLFFTKISTRPVPRLSSTVAMSTTTKSQEELDSIFKQKRVVRTTVRRSLKAMDPSLRTQQDDVIQNTVLEAPWFKSCRRLCAYVSCKSLNEVDTSRILSKILQHPVTEKKLYVPWVEDRNSNMRMLHISHMEDLIANSMNILEPAPVDALGNEREDVMQADEPIDLFILPGLAFDRCRRRLGRGGGYYDTFLKRYEDRAKERGWSNPLMVALSYSPQILEDGSIPVTPNDVMIDALVTPSGVVPFSPRAIERM, from the exons ATGATTGGAGCTCGACTCTTTTGTACCCCGACAGCAGCACTAgaaagatcatcatcatcatcaatcttcctcttcttcaccaAGATCTCGACCCGACCCGTTCCCAGATTATCAAGTACCGTCGCCATGAGCACCACCACCAAAAGCCAAGAGGAGCTCGATTCAATCTTCAAGCAGAAACGCGTCGTGCGTACCACCGTCCGCAGATCATTAAAAGCCATGGACCCTTCTCTCCGCACCCAACAAG ATGATGTAATTCAGAACACTGTTCTTGAAGCTCCTTGGTTCAAATCATGTCGGAGACTGTGTGCTTACGTTAGCTGCAAGTCTCTTAACGAAGTCGACACTTCAAGAATCCTGTCCAAGATTCTCCAACATCCTG TGACAGAGAAAAAGCTATATGTCCCATGGGTAGAGGACAGGAACAGCAACATGCGTATGCTGCACATATCTCATATGGAAGACCTCATTGCAAACTCTATGAACATTTTGGAACCAGCTCCTGTTGATGCTCTAGGGAATGAGCGTGAAGATG TGATGCAAGCAGATGAACCAATCGATTTATTCATCTTGCCAG GTCTTGCGTTTGATAGATGTAGACGACGTTTAGGTCGTGGGGGTGG ATACTACGACACTTTCTTGAAGAGATACGAGGACCGTGCAAAGGAGAGGGGCTGGAGCAATCCACTTATGG TTGCATTGTCATACTCGCCTCAGATTCTTGAGGATGGAAGTATTCCTGTAACACCGAATGATGTTATGATCGATGCCCTTGTGACACCTTCTGGTGTTGTTCCCTTTAGCCCTCGTGCTATCGAGAG AATGTGA